A single window of Treponema denticola ATCC 35405 DNA harbors:
- the rplA gene encoding 50S ribosomal protein L1: MKHGKNYKNALAKYDSAASYELPKAVDIVKELKYAKFDETVEVHVSLTLGKGQSVRDTLVLPHQFRGEKKVLVFCTDDRVKEALDAGAAYAGSTEYIEKVKGGWLDFDIAVATPDMMKDVGRLGMVLGRRGLMPNPKTGTVTTDIASAINELKKGRVEFRADKGGVVHLPVGKVSMDSSKIVENVQALINETMRKKPADAKGDYIRSVSISSTMGPGVWVDYKVGE, encoded by the coding sequence ATGAAACACGGAAAAAATTACAAAAATGCACTTGCAAAGTATGATTCTGCAGCATCCTACGAGCTTCCCAAGGCTGTTGATATTGTCAAAGAGCTTAAATACGCCAAATTCGATGAAACAGTTGAAGTTCATGTAAGTTTGACCCTTGGTAAGGGACAGAGCGTTAGAGATACCCTTGTTCTCCCCCATCAGTTTAGGGGTGAAAAAAAGGTTTTGGTTTTTTGTACGGACGACAGAGTAAAAGAAGCTCTTGACGCAGGAGCTGCCTATGCCGGTTCCACGGAGTATATCGAAAAGGTAAAGGGCGGCTGGCTCGATTTTGATATCGCAGTTGCTACCCCCGATATGATGAAGGATGTAGGACGCTTGGGTATGGTACTCGGCCGCAGAGGCTTAATGCCTAACCCCAAGACGGGAACGGTTACCACGGATATTGCAAGCGCTATAAACGAGCTTAAAAAAGGCCGTGTAGAATTCCGCGCCGATAAGGGCGGAGTTGTTCATCTCCCTGTTGGCAAGGTTTCTATGGATTCTTCCAAGATTGTGGAAAACGTACAGGCTCTTATCAACGAAACGATGAGAAAAAAGCCTGCCGATGCAAAGGGCGACTATATCAGATCCGTATCGATTAGTTCGACAATGGGCCCCGGTGTTTGGGTTGATTATAAGGTAGGAGAGTAA
- the rplK gene encoding 50S ribosomal protein L11, which yields MAKKKVVTQIKLQCPAGKATPAPPIGPALGPHGVSAPQFVQQFNDRTKSMEPGLVIPVVITVYADKSFTFILKTPPASVLIKKACKIEKGSATSVTAKVGKLSKAALEEIAKTKMPDINANDIEAAKKIIAGTARSMGVEVER from the coding sequence ATGGCAAAGAAAAAGGTTGTGACACAGATTAAACTTCAGTGTCCCGCAGGAAAAGCAACTCCTGCGCCGCCTATAGGCCCGGCTCTAGGTCCGCACGGTGTAAGTGCGCCCCAGTTTGTACAGCAGTTCAATGACCGTACAAAGTCCATGGAGCCCGGTTTGGTTATCCCCGTTGTTATTACGGTATATGCCGATAAGAGTTTTACTTTTATCCTCAAAACACCGCCCGCATCGGTTTTAATCAAAAAAGCCTGTAAGATTGAAAAAGGTTCTGCCACATCGGTTACTGCAAAAGTCGGAAAACTTTCAAAGGCCGCATTGGAAGAAATCGCAAAAACAAAGATGCCCGATATCAATGCAAACGACATTGAAGCTGCAAAGAAAATCATTGCAGGAACTGCACGAAGTATGGGTGTAGAGGTGGAGCGCTAG
- the nusG gene encoding transcription termination/antitermination protein NusG has protein sequence MAKAWYILHTYSGYENKIERTIRTLIEKGIISADFVTDIKIPEELVIENKGGKKRNVKRKFLPGYMLVEMNLPDLGWKSVCSEIRKIQGVTGFLGTAGNEKPQPISPDEAKEILQKTGEIKGDKNIRVIQNFSEGQHVKIIEGAFASFTGVIDEVMADKNKLRVMVAIFGRTTPVEVEMSQAEII, from the coding sequence TGAGAATAAAATTGAAAGAACAATACGTACTCTGATAGAAAAAGGGATTATCTCCGCTGATTTTGTTACAGATATAAAAATACCTGAAGAACTTGTAATTGAAAATAAGGGCGGAAAAAAACGCAATGTTAAGCGCAAGTTTCTTCCCGGTTATATGCTGGTCGAAATGAACCTTCCCGATCTTGGCTGGAAAAGTGTTTGCTCCGAAATCCGCAAAATTCAGGGTGTTACAGGTTTCTTGGGAACGGCAGGCAATGAAAAACCTCAGCCTATTTCTCCCGATGAAGCAAAGGAAATCCTGCAAAAAACAGGCGAAATTAAGGGCGACAAGAATATCCGAGTTATTCAAAATTTCAGTGAAGGACAGCATGTTAAAATCATCGAAGGTGCTTTTGCCTCGTTTACCGGCGTCATCGATGAAGTTATGGCAGATAAAAATAAGTTAAGAGTTATGGTTGCGATCTTCGGCCGTACTACACCGGTTGAAGTCGAAATGTCTCAAGCCGAAATCATTTAA